A genome region from Streptomyces sp. NBC_01296 includes the following:
- the tdh gene encoding L-threonine 3-dehydrogenase has translation MKALVKHKAEPGLWLMDVPEPEYGPGDVLIKVLRTGICGTDLHIRSWDGWAQGAVKTPLVLGHEFVGEVAAVGADVQDIETGALVSGEGHLVCGKCRNCLAGRRHLCRSTVGLGVGRDGAFAEYVVLPAQNVWVHRTAVDLDVAAIFDPFGNAVHTALSFPLVGEDVLITGAGPIGIMAAAVAKHAGARNVVITDVSPERLEIARKAGATLALDVSKATIADAQARLGLREGFDIGLEMSGRGEAMRDMIDNMTHGGRIAMLGLPAQEFPVDWAKVVTSMITIKGIYGREMFETWYAMTVLLEGGLDLSPVITGRYSHRDFEAAFDEAATARSGKIILDWTA, from the coding sequence ATGAAGGCACTCGTCAAGCACAAGGCCGAGCCCGGGCTGTGGCTCATGGACGTACCGGAGCCCGAGTACGGCCCCGGCGACGTGCTGATCAAGGTGCTGCGCACCGGCATCTGCGGTACGGACCTGCACATCCGCTCCTGGGACGGCTGGGCGCAGGGCGCGGTCAAGACCCCGCTCGTGCTCGGCCACGAGTTCGTGGGCGAGGTCGCCGCCGTCGGCGCTGACGTCCAGGACATCGAGACCGGCGCGCTCGTCAGCGGCGAGGGCCACCTGGTGTGCGGCAAGTGCCGCAACTGCCTGGCCGGGCGCCGCCACCTGTGCCGCAGCACGGTCGGCCTCGGCGTCGGGCGCGACGGCGCCTTCGCCGAGTACGTCGTCCTGCCCGCGCAGAACGTGTGGGTGCACCGGACCGCCGTGGACCTGGACGTGGCGGCGATCTTCGACCCGTTCGGCAACGCCGTCCACACGGCGCTCTCGTTCCCGCTGGTCGGCGAGGACGTACTGATCACCGGCGCGGGCCCGATCGGGATCATGGCGGCGGCCGTGGCCAAGCACGCCGGTGCGCGCAACGTCGTCATCACCGACGTCAGCCCCGAGCGCCTCGAGATCGCCCGCAAGGCCGGCGCCACGCTCGCGCTCGACGTCTCGAAGGCGACGATCGCCGACGCGCAGGCGCGTCTGGGCCTGCGCGAGGGCTTCGACATCGGCCTGGAGATGTCCGGCCGTGGCGAGGCCATGCGCGACATGATCGACAACATGACGCACGGCGGCCGGATCGCCATGCTGGGCCTGCCCGCGCAGGAGTTCCCGGTGGACTGGGCGAAGGTCGTCACCTCGATGATCACGATCAAGGGCATCTACGGCCGCGAGATGTTCGAGACCTGGTACGCGATGACGGTGCTGCTGGAAGGCGGCCTGGACCTCAGCCCGGTCATCACCGGCCGCTACTCGCACCGTGACTTCGAGGCCGCGTTCGACGAGGCGGCCACCGCCCGCAGCGGCAAGATCATCCTGGACTGGACGGCGTAA
- a CDS encoding glycine C-acetyltransferase, whose amino-acid sequence MFESVREDLRTTLDEIRAAGLHKPERVIGTPQNAAVAVTAGGAPGEVLNFCANNYLGLADHPEVVAAAKDALDRWGYGMASVRFICGTQEVHKELEARLSSFLGQEDTILYSSCFDANGGVFETLLGAEDAVISDALNHASIIDGIRLSKARRFRYANRDMTELEARLKEATEGGARRKLIVTDGVFSMDGYVAPLAEICDLAERYDAMVMVDDSHAVGFVGPGGRGTPELHGVMDRIDIITGTLGKALGGASGGYVAARAEIVELLRQRSRPYLFSNSLAPVIAAASLKVLDLLESAGDLRERLAANTSLFRTKMTEAGFEILPGDHAIAPVMIGDAAEAAKMAELLLERGVYVIGFSYPVVPMGAARIRVQLSAAHSTADVERAIAAFIDARSALAATGA is encoded by the coding sequence ATGTTCGAGTCCGTACGCGAAGACCTCCGCACCACCCTCGACGAGATCCGCGCCGCGGGCCTGCACAAGCCCGAGCGCGTCATCGGCACCCCGCAGAACGCGGCCGTCGCGGTGACCGCGGGCGGCGCCCCCGGTGAGGTCCTCAACTTCTGCGCCAACAACTACCTGGGCCTGGCCGACCACCCCGAGGTCGTCGCCGCCGCCAAGGACGCGCTGGACCGCTGGGGCTACGGCATGGCCTCGGTCCGCTTCATCTGCGGTACGCAGGAGGTGCACAAGGAGCTCGAGGCGCGGCTGTCCTCGTTCCTCGGCCAGGAGGACACGATCCTCTACTCCTCCTGCTTCGACGCCAACGGCGGCGTCTTCGAGACCCTGCTCGGTGCCGAGGACGCGGTGATCTCCGACGCCCTCAACCACGCCTCGATCATCGACGGCATCCGCCTGTCCAAGGCCCGCCGCTTCCGGTACGCCAACCGCGACATGACCGAGCTCGAGGCCCGCCTGAAGGAGGCCACCGAGGGCGGCGCGCGGCGCAAGCTGATCGTCACCGACGGCGTCTTCTCCATGGACGGCTACGTCGCCCCGCTCGCCGAGATCTGCGACCTCGCGGAGCGCTACGACGCCATGGTCATGGTCGACGACTCGCACGCCGTCGGCTTCGTCGGCCCCGGCGGCCGCGGCACGCCGGAACTGCACGGGGTCATGGACCGCATCGACATCATCACCGGCACCCTCGGCAAGGCCCTCGGCGGGGCCTCCGGCGGCTACGTCGCGGCCCGCGCCGAGATCGTCGAGCTGCTGCGCCAGCGCTCGCGCCCGTACCTGTTCTCCAACTCCCTGGCGCCGGTCATCGCCGCGGCTTCGCTGAAGGTCCTGGACCTGCTGGAGTCGGCTGGCGACCTGCGCGAGCGGCTCGCCGCCAACACCTCGCTCTTCCGCACGAAGATGACCGAGGCCGGCTTCGAGATCCTCCCCGGCGACCACGCCATCGCCCCGGTGATGATCGGCGACGCGGCGGAGGCGGCCAAGATGGCGGAGCTGCTGCTCGAGCGCGGCGTGTACGTGATCGGCTTCTCCTACCCGGTGGTCCCGATGGGCGCGGCCCGCATCCGCGTCCAGCTCTCGGCG